In the Plectropomus leopardus isolate mb chromosome 5, YSFRI_Pleo_2.0, whole genome shotgun sequence genome, one interval contains:
- the slc46a1 gene encoding proton-coupled folate transporter translates to MDEPDTAAILPGDVLSSTDDETTGHKQETEVPTTRSVRPPFTCPLPVSVEPVLFLSMFSLALQAPLSTQYLWDRISEDLGYNGSKRSECSNTSVPPDPLQTEVETMTAHWNLYISLGGFSVGLLVVPLLGSWSDLAGRRRVLILPNLGLALQAVVYLVVMYLKLPVVYFLVGRLLSGLSGDFNAILAGCFAYVADISDRKSRTFRVAVLEACLGLSGMLASIIGGQWRRAKGYIDPFWLVLVTNLASALYAYLFVRESVLPDPSAKLLSCRHHKAVWHLFSTGGSSSEAGGRLHICKLWLYTLCFFLVVTVHFGTRELYVLYELSSPLCWGPELIGYGSAAQHLAYLSSLLGLKLMQRCLEDSWVALVGLASNIIGLVVFSVADTTQLMFTGYGLCFLFMAATPVIRSKLSKLVGPSEQGALFATVACVETLCFLVGSGVFNSVYPATLHFMKGFPFLLAAIILFIPSGIIGTLQCLDYRRDHRDSTAA, encoded by the exons ATGGACGAGCCGGACACTGCGGCCATCCTCCCCGGCGATGTGCTGTCATCAACCGACGATGAAACCACCGGCCACAAACAGGAGACTGAAGTACCGACCACCCGCTCCGTACGACCGCCGTTTACATGCCCGCTGCCGGTGTCTGTGGAGCCGGTGTTGTTCCTGTCCATGTTTTCTCTGGCCCTGCAGGCGCCTTTGTCCACACAGTATCTGTGGGACCGCATCAGCGAGGACCTCGGTTACAACGGCTCCAAGAGGTCCGAGTGCAGCAACACCTCCGTGCCCCCCGACCCCCTTCAAACG GAGGTGGAAACCATGACAGCCCACTGGAACCTGTACATAAGTCTTGGGGGCTTTTCTGTGGGCCTGCTTGTGGTGCCTCTCCTCGGCTCATGGAGTGACCTCGCAGGTCGCAGACGTGTCCTTATCCTGCCTAACCTAGGCCTGGCCCTCCAAGCAGTGGTTTACCTGGTGGTGATGTACCTGAAGCTGCCTGTGGTCTACTTTCTGGTGGGCAGGCTGCTTAGTGGCCTCTCGGGTGATTTCAACGCCATCCTGGCTGGCTGCTTTGCATATGTGGCTGATATCAGCGACAGAAAGTCCCGCACCTTCAGGGTGGCAGTTTTGGAGGCTTGTCTGGGACTTTCAGGGATGTTAGCAAGCATCATCGGAGGGCAGTGGAGGCGGGCAAAAGG GTACATCGATCCATTCTGGCTGGTCCTGGTCACCAACTTGGCTTCGGCTCTGTACGCTTACCTGTTTGTCCGTGAATCTGTCCTGCCAGACCCCAGTGCAAAGCTCCTCAGCTGTCGCCACCATAAAGCTGTCTGGCACCTCTTCTCAACAGGAGGCAGTAGTAGTGAGGCGGGCGGGAGACTTCACATATGCAAACTGTGGCTTTACACGCTGTGCTTCTTTCTGGTGGTGACTGTACACTTTGGCACCAGGGAGTTGTATGTGTTGTACGAGCTGAGCTCGCCGCTGTGCTGGGGGCCGGAGCTCATTGGCTATGGATCAGCAGCTCAGCACCTAGCCTACCTCAGCAGTCTGCTGGGGCTGAAGCTCATGCAGCGCTGCCTGGAGGACTCCTGGGTGGCTCTTGTGGGTCTGGCCTCCAATATCATTGGGTTGGTGGTCTTTTCTGTAGCTGACACCACACAGCTCATGTTCACAG GTTACGGCCTGTGTTTCCTCTTCATGGCTGCGACACCAGTGATCAGGTCAAAGCTGTCCAAGCTCGTGGGGCCATCAGAACAAG GTGCCCTTTTTGCCACTGTTGCCTGTGTGGAGACTTTGTGTTTTCTGGTGGGAAGTGGTGTCTTTAACTCCGTCTACCCAGCAACACTGCACTTTATGAAGGGTTTCCCCTTCCTTCTCGCTGCCATCATCCTCTTCATCCCTTCTGGAATAATTGG GACCCTGCAATGTTTGGACTACAGAAGAGACCACAGAGACTCCACAGCAGCCTGA